From Pyrenophora tritici-repentis strain M4 chromosome 1, whole genome shotgun sequence, the proteins below share one genomic window:
- a CDS encoding RNA-binding protein (contains PUA domain), with protein MFKKDITSGAKSKVKSSAQRAIRSKVVEQYPKLEPYIEDILPKKEQLDLVKLPDRVSLYTLNSTPLFFQHMDDALLPHLTLVHKYPYAFNRLRIDRGAIRFVLSGATLMAPGLTSPGGRLPGPELSDEDKEKYGAEDLKEGDVVVIEAEGKETACMVGVLKMSTDEMKKVKKGQACEAGHYLGDGLWGLKLD; from the exons ATGTTCAAGAAAGA CATAACCTCTGGCGCAAAATCCAAAGTAAAATCCAGCGCCCAACGCGCCATCCGCTCAAAGGTCGTCGAGCAATATCCAAAGCTAGAGCCCTACATCGAAGACATACTACCTAAGAAGGAGCAATTGGATCTTGTTAAGCT ACCCGACCGCGTATCCCTCTACACACTAAACTCGACCCCCCTCTTCTTCCAACACATGGACGACGCACTCCTCCCCCACCTCACCCTCGTGCACAAATACCCCTATGCCTTCAACCGCCTGCGCATTGACCGTGGCGCAATACGCTTCGTCCTGTCGGGGGCCACACTCATGGCACCGGGTCTTACATCGCCGGGCGGTCGCTTACCAGGACCGGAGCTGAGCGACGAGGACAAGGAAAAGTACGGCGCAGAGGATCTAAAGGAAGGCGATGTGGTGGTTATTGAGGCCGAGGGAAAGGAGACGGCGTGTATGGTGGGAGTGCTCAAGATGAGTACAGACGAGATGAAGAAGGTCAAGAAGGGGCAAGCGTGTGAGGCGGGTCATTACCTGGGGGATGGGCTTTGGGGTCTGAAGTTGGATTGA
- a CDS encoding putative Zn-dependent protease, with the protein MAFQSKKRLALAILDFLQTSQTDGSVAPDDAEQLEVATNCIAEAFKVDATDEAAKKDAIGDQNLLAIYNVYEKLKGKTTATTEGSSSAKEARPATPQTPAAGAGTGGPNKDEAERLKGLGNEAMKKKDYESAVKHYTAALDVIPLNPIYLSNRAAAYSGQGKHELAKEDAEMAVAADPNYSKAWSRLGLAKFVLGDAKGAMEAYKSGMDAEGGGSEVMRRGYETARKKVEEEGGDVGAPEASRGAGGMGGGGGMPDLSALAGMLGGGGGGGGEPDDEANGTEPHEQPGYDEQSHEQP; encoded by the exons ATG GCTTTCCAATCGAAGAAGCGCCTCGCGCTTGCAATCCTCGACTTCCTCCAGACGTCGCAGACAGATGGCTCAGTAGCGCCAGACGATGCCGAGCAGCTCGAAGTTGCCACCAACTGCATCGCCGAAGCGTTCAAGGTCGATGCCACAGACGAGGCGGCAAAGAAAGACGCAATTGGCGACCAGAACTTGCTCGCCATCTACAACGTATACGAGAAGCTCAAGGGGAAGACGACTGCCACAACCGAGGGAAGCTCGTCGGCCAAAGAAGCCCGTCCAGCGACGCCTCAGACACCTGCTGCTGGCGCGGGGACGGGAGGACCAAACAAGGATGAGGCCGAGAGGCTGAAGGGTCTGGGCAACGAGGCcatgaagaagaaggacTACGAAAGTGCCGTCAAGCACTACACAGCCGCGCTCGATGTCATCCCGCTCAACCCCATCTACCTCTCCAACCGCGCCGCCGCATACTCGGGTCAAGGCAAACACGAACTAGCAAAGGAAGACGCTGAGATGGCAGTCGCTGCCGACCCCAACTACTCCAAGGCATGGTCGCGTCTGGGCCTCGCAAAATTCGTGCTCGGAGACGCAAAGGGTGCTATGGAGGCATACAAGTCTGGTATGGACGCAGAAGGCGGTGGCTCCGAAGTCATGCGCAGGGGCTATGAGACAGCGAGGAAGAAGGTGGAAGAAGAGGGCGGAGATGTTGGCGCACCAGAGGCGTCCCGAGGAGCTGGGGGTATGGGCGGCGGAGGCGGCATGCCTGACCTCTCAGCACTTGCGGGTATGCTCGGtggaggcggcggcggagGTGGTG AACCCGATGATGAGGCAAATGGCACAGAACCTCATGAGCAACCCGGATATGATGAGCAATCTCATGAGCAACCCTAG
- a CDS encoding Periplasmic protein TonB, which translates to MADSDAKASAAGGASAGPSKPPKPPNPVWRMMGLPNIRFKLPSRNWMIFLSVTGSWTAAVMYDRRQKKRIQKKWAKVVEHIAHEPLDVHQLPRKLTVFVSAPPADGLVPARDHFHEYVKPILMAAALDWDAVEGRREGDIRAGLAERIRKLRKKRGEATTEPLEPGLEKEMEGLRQRAGVTEWTGPGGDIVIGRHTWKEYVRGLHEGWLGPLDAPPTPEPYVEVPPAISEPAPASSEISTTASTDDASPTATPKPEEAEKPKEEQNKPKKKKQPPPYITTAEYQNAVLSQNCPQALGPAAVIPFPHLLGFFNFPTRMYRFLNRRQAADVIGKETAAAVLGSYRPFETASESSSMSDEDGTSNVEWEQKRLLAHEEPDWHKTARKREEGETKERVWLDDMVLDARIAERMRRFALDAEVEERAKSVSLADERSWFTSLWPKEKPKGAWEGLSDD; encoded by the exons ATGGCCGATTCAGATGCAAAGGCCTCAGCAGCAGGCGGGGCGTCTGCTGGGCCCAGCAAGCCACCAAAGCCCCCGAATCCTGTCTGGAGGATGATGG GTTTGCCAAATATTCGCTTTAAACTCCCGTCACGAAATTGGATGATATTTCTCTCCGTTACCGGATCATGGACTGCTGCTGTAATGTACGATCGCCGACAGAAGAAGCGCATACAGAAGAAATGGGCAAAGGTCGTCGAACACATCGCACATGAACCACTCGATGTACACCAGTTACCCCGAAAACTCACCGTTTTCGTGTCTGCACCACCAGCGGACGGATTGGTCCCTGCGCGCGATCACTTTCACGAATACGTCAAGCCTATCCTCATGGCTGCAGCGCTAGACTGGGATGCAGTGGAGGGTCGAAGAGAAGGAGACATCAGAGCTGGATTAGCGGAGCGTATACGGAAATTGAGGAAGAAACGAGGAGAAGCAACTACTGAGCCGCTGGAACCTGGTCTGGAAAAGGAGATGGAGGGGCTGAGGCAAAGAGCAGGTGTGACTGAGTGGACTGGTCCAGGAGGAGATATCGTCATTGGAAGGCATACTTGGAAAGAGTATGTTCGAGGACTACACGAGGGCTGGCTGGGGCCATTGGATGCTCCTCCTACGCCAGAACCATATGTGGAGGTACCGCCTGCTATAAGTGAACCTGCGCCTGCATCAAGCGAGATAAGCACGACTGCCTCGACCGACGACGCTTCTCCCACCGCCACCCCTAAGCCGGAAGAAGCCGAAAAGCCTAAAGAGGAACAAAACAAgcccaagaagaagaagcagccACCGCCCTATATCACGACAGCCGAGTATCAGAACGCCGTACTCTCGCAGAATTGTCCACAAGCACTCGGCCCTGCCGCTGTCATACCTTTCCCACATCTCCTTGGCTTCTTCAACTTCCCAACTCGAATGTATCGCTTCTTGAACAGGCGACAAGCAGCGGACGTCATTGGCAAGGAAACAGCTGCTGCAGTCCTTGGTTCATACCGACCTTTTGAGACTGCAAGCGAATCGTCTAGTATGAGCGACGAAGATGGAACCAGCAACGTAGAATGGGAACAGAAACGGTTACTCGCCCATGAGGAGCCGGACTGGCACAAAACAGCGCGAAAGCGCGAAGAAGGCGAGACGAAAGAGAGAGTGTGGCTCGACGATATGGTGCTAGACGCAAGAATTGCGGAGCGAATGAGGAGGTTCGCGCTAGACGCCGAGGTCGAGGAACGTGCGAAGAGCGTGTCGCTCGCAGACGAAAGATCATGGTTCACTTCACTGTGGCCGAAGGAGAAGCCAAAGGGCGCTTGGGAGGGGTTGAGCGATGATTGA
- a CDS encoding Dimer-Tnp-hAT multi-domain protein — MPSIPAKRKPEAAEEADTPFKRAQRTRKPTLKALLGDGSQPTQPIELPESTPDPPTEPPTQVIEPPTRAIEPPCKPVQQPEERPRRASPLPILAASQASRLTDEPAWESQLMFDKPEDSIVQPLAFSSAATEASVEEDSAVSVDFRDFEGVDWSRLKGFVAPLSTPRGKASWIFQHGWRVWKEGTHHPDELYFVCKYCHIHKLPNGVHRVTKSTTAANGHLQLDKPGHRLSKDGPILSKPLRKHGQQSLRQAALSGVKFSLEAYKTIGNFDVQEFRQAAALWLVDNNRPLREFETPAFRKMIRLANPEAEAALWRSHNSVSAFVMRLYSWLRPQVVRALAEAESKVHISFDGWTTKGGKRGFFSVVAHYANSKGAIVDLPIALPQLVGAHTGEAIADAVTKILQSFSINRSKLGYFVLDNAYNNDTAVNKLAAMYHFSASDRRLRCACHILNLVGQTIMFGRDADAYNNALENTKMEDFYMKEWRKEGPLGVYLDIINYINTPKQWSIFEDCQREAVNSMPTGASGGTREPIKPCVTRWNSYYDCFKRGVQLQQAINAYATYHIRETEQADEQAAIRGNKLPDVPRWMRSDGLTAADWAVITEYMAILQPLKFATDRLQGRGKCGRFGALYEVIPVFESVITELDARLRPYESVNHEPSEAPEDHIPINLRAARRKASNYFTKILQSPIYYAATALHPRYKTYSKRFWRDKPTQLSTAHAKFLRVWAAYKPAAAATTPTPAPKPTMSSFDDAIDAILDEDGEHTLEVEDEYDSWLKEPMWTSDQHKEGPTAVQYWLSLKPKYPHLSRLAIDVLTIPASSSDCERVFAGTGDIIEPQRRKIGAQLLAALVCLQRWTRAGFTTPSTTTAAKHTDEELTEEFAIGTWEEPPAELS; from the coding sequence atgccctctataccagcaaaacgcaagcccgaggctgccgaagaagctgatactcccttcaagcgagcacaacgtacgcgcaaacctacgctcaaagcgctgttgggtgacggcagccagccaacccagccgatagagctgccagaaagtacgccggatccgcctacagagccgcctacacaagttatcgagccgcccacacgggctattgaaccgccatgtaagcctgtacaacaacccgaggagcgccctcggcgggcatcaccactgcctattttggctgcctcacaagcctctcggctcactgatgagccagcctgggagtcgcagttaatgtttgataagccagaggactctattgtacagcctttagctttctctagcgctgccactgaggcttcggtggaggaggatagcgctgtgagcgtcgattttcgcgactttgagggcgtcgattggtcgcgattaaaggggtttgtcgcgccgctgagcactccacgaggcaaggcaagctggatttttcaacacggctggcgtgtctggaaggagggtactcaccacccagatgagttgtactttgtgtgcaagtactgtcatattcataagctacctaatggtgtacaccgagtaacgaagtcaaccactgccgccaacgggcacctccagcttgataaacctggtcatcggctcagcaaagatggtccaatcctaagcaaacctctccgcaaacatggacaacaatcacttcgtcaggcagctctaagcggtgtcaaatttagtctagaggcgtacaagactataggaaacttcgacgtacaagaatttcggcaggcagctgcgctctggctggtcgacaacaacagaccactccgcgagtttgagacgccggcttttcgcaagatgatcaggcttgctaatcctgaggcagaggcggcgttatggaggtctcataacagcgtgtcagcgttcgtgatgaggttgtacagttggctacggcctcaggtggtgcgcgcgttggctgaagccgagagcaaggtacatataagcttcgatgggtggacgacaaaaggcggcaaacgtggcttcttttctgtagttgctcactacgccaacagtaagggcgcgatagttgacctacccatcgcgctgccgcagctggtgggtgcccacactggtgaggcgatagctgacgctgtaaccaaaatcctgcaatccttcagcattaatcgcagcaaactcggctactttgtgctcgataacgcttacaataacgacaccgctgttaacaaactcgccgcgatgtaccacttttctgcctccgatcgccgcctccgctgcgcttgccacatacttaaccttgttggccaaacgattatgttcgggagggatgctgacgcgtataacaacgccctggagaacacaaagatggaggatttttacatgaaggagtggcggaaagaaggaccgcttggcgtgtatcttgatattatcaactacatcaacacgccgaagcagtggagtatttttgaagattgccaacgcgaggcagttaacagcatgcccacaggcgccagcggcggcactcgcgagccaattaagccgtgtgttacacgttggaacagctattacgactgctttaagcgcggagttcagctccaacaagctatcaacgcatacgccacgtaccacattcgcgagactgaacaggctgacgaacaggcagctattagaggaaacaagctgcctgatgtgccgcggtggatgaggtcagacggccttacggcggctgactgggcggtgattactgagtacatggcgatactgcagccgctcaagtttgctacagatcgcctccaaggccgcggcaagtgtggccgttttggcgcactctacgaggtcatcccagtatttgagagtgtgataactgagctggatgcacgccttcggccatacgaatcggtcaaccacgagccatctgaggcgcccgaagatcacatcccgatcaacctgcgagccgcgaggcgaaaagcgagcaattactttactaagatcctccaaagtcccatttactacgcagctacggcactacatccacgatataaaacatactctaagcgcttctggcgcgacaaacctacacaattgagcaccgcgcacgcgaagtttctgcgggtttgggctgcctacaagcctgccgctgctgccacaacaccaacccctgcgccaaaacctaccatgagcagctttgacgacgctatcgacgctatactagatgaggacggcgagcatacattggaggtggaggatgagtacgatagctggttaaaagagcctatgtggacgtctgatcaacacaaggagggtccaacagctgtacagtactggttatcgttgaagccgaagtatccacatctttcacgattggcgatcgacgtgttgactatacccgcctccagctctgattgtgagcgcgtttttgcgggaactggcgatataattgagccacaaaggcggaaaattggcgcgcagttactggctgctttggtgtgcttgcaacggtggactcgtgcaggttttacaacaccaagcacgacaacagcagcaaagcatactgatgaggagctcacggaagagtttgcgataggaacgtgggaagagccgcctgcagaattgtcatag
- a CDS encoding CDC9, ATP-dependent DNA ligase, producing MPPKQATLGKFFGKANGDGAKQQSKLSFSTKPKPMKKEELQPSPEDVKTEQKDEVDSDADVKAPAKEEVEADGDAMEVDSTTSETGKKRQIKEEEEEVDSEEEPPSKRQRRKPSEDKEKPKKKTAAKPKAEKSTAKSKKVTTKSSSVDPEDGDVSAPTKVAKGKKKAATKPKAAEVDSDEASAPAKVAKGRKKEIENSPAPAEDEVDSNKEEEDVLSSEEEEVKVKARKQVQTTLTSNTKDPYPDWKPGEPVPYAALCTTFSKIEMTTKRLEILAHCSLFLRQVLRLTPKDMLPTVMLMVNKLAADYAGIELGIGESLIMKAVSESTGRNLQQIKTDQNEIGDLGLVAAKSRSKQPTMFKPKALTVEGVRKGLMGIAIVEGQGAQGRKVDGIKKLLSAADAHNSGKAIDIEKDKGGPSEAKFIVRTLEGKLRLGLAEKTVVVAVAQAMIFHEMSLEGKTPSTTDLAKAEAMLKTVYSELPSYEVIIPAMLEHGIMNLRENCRLQPGVPLKPMLAKPTKSITEVLDRFEGKDFTCEYKYDGERAQIHFVAHDADMELATAAPTAGKSDRGVSNIFSRNSEDLSKKYPDILAKLPTWVKEGTKSFVLDCETVAWDMVEKKVLPFQQLMTRKRKDVKVEDVKVKVCVFAFDLLYLNGEALVTKSFRERREHLNEAFIPVEGEFALAKFGNTNELEEIQTLLEDSVKEGCEGLMVKMLDGPESFYEPSKRSQNWLKVKKDYLAGVGDSLDLVVLGAYYGKGKRTSWYGAFLLACYNPKTEKYETVCNIGTGFSEAILESLHKTLSEIVIDRPKPFYTHSTGNKDQPDVWFEPRYVWEVKTADLTLSPRYKAAADEVGGGGKGVSLRFPRFIKERDDKKPDEASSSRMIAEMYQRQESVGNNKGPSADDDFEY from the exons ATGCCGCCTAAGCAGGCTACTCTTGG AAAGTTCTTCGGCAAGGCCAACGGCGACGGAGCGAAGCAGCAATCCAAATTGTCATTCTCCACCAAACCCAAGCCCATGAAGAAGGAGGAGCTACAACCTTCACCAGAAGATGTGAAGACGGAACAGAAAGACGAAGTCGATTCCGATGCAGACGTCAAGGCACCAGCCAAGGAAGAGGTAGAAGCCGACGGCGACGCCATGGAGGTTGACAGTACGACGTCTGAGACTGGGAAGAAGAGACAAATcaaagaggaggaggaggaagtAGATTCAGAAGAGGAGCCACCGTCGAAGCGTCAACGGAGGAAGCCTAGTGAGGATAAGGAGAAACCAAAAAAGAAGACAGCTGCGAAGCCAAAGGCCGAAAAGTCGACTGCGAAATCCAAAAAAGTGACTACGAAGTCTAGTTCCGTAGATCCAGAAGACGGGGACGTCTCTGCGCCGACAAAGGTAGCGAAGGGCAAGAAGAAAGCCGCTACCAAACCCAAGGCCGCTGAGGTGGACAGCGACGAGGCATCGGCACCTGCAAAAGTTGCAAAGGGCAGAAAAAAAGAGATTGAAAATtcaccagcaccagcagaGGATGAAGTCGACTCGAacaaggaggaagaggatgTGCTTAGCtcagaggaagaagaggtCAAGGTCAAGGCACGAAAGCAAGTACAAACTACACTTACTTCCAACACCAAGGACCCATACCCGGACTGGAAACCAGGCGAGCCAGTGCCGTACGCCGCACTCTGCACAACCTTCTCAAAGATTGAGATGACTACAAAGCGGTTAGAAATCTTGGCACACTGTTCGTTATTCCTACGACAAGTATTGCGATTAACACCAAAAGATATGCTGCCAACTGTTATGCTCATGGTTAACAAGCTCGCAGCCGACTACGCAGGTATCGAACTCGGTATCGGCGAGTCTTTGATCATGAAGGCTGTGTCTGAGAGTACTGGAAGAAATCTACAACAGATCAAGACTGACCAGAACGAGATTGGCGATCTGGGTCTGGTCGCAGCAAAGAGCCGATCCAAGCAGCCAACCATGTTCAAGCCCAAGGCGTTGACAGTGGAGGGTGTGCGTAAAGGCCTGATGGGCATTGCCATTGTAGAGGGGCAAGGTGCTCAAGGGCGCAAAGTTGACGGCATCAAGAAGTTGTTGTCGGCAGCAGATGCGCATAACTCCGGAAAGGCCATCGACATCGAGAAGGACAAGGGTGGTCCAAGTGAGGCCAAGTTCATTGTACGAACACTAGAAGGCAAGCTTCGATTGGGTCTTGCCGAGAAGACTGTGGTGGTGGCTGTTGCACAGGCCATGATCTTCCATGAGATGTCTCTGGAAGGCAAGACACCGTCGACAACAGATTTGGCAAAAGCAGAAGCCATGCTGAAGACTGTCTACAGCGAGCTTCCCAGCTACGAAGTCATCATTCCAGCAATGCTCGAGCATGGCATAATGAACCTGCGGGAGAACTGCCGCCTACAGCCCGGTGTTCCGCTCAAGCCTATGCTTGCCAAGCCAACAAAATCAATTACGGAGGTACTAGATCGTTTCGAAGGCAAAGACTTCACATGCGAGTACAAGTACGATGGAGAGCGCGCCCAGATACATTTCGTTGCTCATGATGCAGACATGGAATTGGCGACCGCAGCTCCCACTGCTGGTAAGAGTGATCGTGGCGTATCAAACATCTTCTCCAGAAACTCCGAGGACTTGTCAAAGAAGTACCCTGATATCCTTGCCAAGTTACCAACTTGGGTCAAAGAAGGCACGAAGAGCTTTGTGCTGGATTGTGAGACTGTTGCGTGGGACATGGTGGAGAAGAAGGTGTTGCCTTTCCAGCAGCTCATGACACGCAAGAGGAAGGATGTCAAGGTTGAGGATGTTAAAGTCAAGGTCTGCGTCTTTGCCTTTGATCTACTCTACCTGAATGGTGAG GCACTTGTAACCAAGTCTTTCCGCGAGCGTCGCGAGCACCTCAACGAAGCCTTCATCCCCGTTGAAGGAGAATTTGCTCTCGCCAAATTCGGCAACACCAACGAGCTAGAAGAGATTCAAACGCTCCTCGAAGACTCTGTCAAAGAGGGCTGCGAAGGTCTCATGGTCAAGATGCTCGACGGCCCAGAATCCTTCTACGAGCCCTCGAAGCGATCGCAAAACTGGCTCAAAGTGAAGAAAGACTACCTCGCTGGTGTCGGAGACTCCCTCGATCTCGTGGTGCTAGGAGCCTACTACGGCAAAGGCAAGCGCACAAGCTGGTACGGCGCCTTCCTCCTCGCCTGTTACAACCCCAAGACGGAAAAATACGAAACAGTCTGCAACATCGGTACAGGCTTCTCCGAAGCCATACTCGAATCCCTCCACAAGACGCTTTCCGAAATCGTAATCGACCGCCCGAAGCCCTTTTACACGCATTCAACGGGCAATAAGGATCAGCCCGACGTCTGGTTTGAGCCTAGATATGTCTGGGAAGTTAAGACGGCGGATCTTACGCTCAGTCCCAGGTACAAGGCGGCCGCTGACGAAGTGGGTGGGGGTGGCAAAGGTGTGAGTTTGAGGTTTCCAAGATTCATCAAGGAGAGAGATGATAAGAAGCCTGATGAGGCAAGCTCGAGTCGTATGATTGCCGAGATGTATCAGAGGCAAGAGAGTGTAGGAAACAATAAAGGACCGAGCGCTGACGACGATTTTGAGTACTGA